GTAACATTGGGGCGCGATTCATAAATGATACCGACTACGCCCAGCGGCACGCGCATCCGCCCGACCTGGATGCCGGATGGCCGGTAGTTGAGGTCGGTGATGGTGCCAACCGGATCAGCCAGCGTCGCCACCTGGCGCACGCCTTCCGCCATGCCTGCAATGGTCTTGTCACTCAGGGTCAGGCGATCAAGCATGGCTGCATCCAGCCCTTTTTCACGGCCTGCCGCCAGATCCCTGGCATTTTCGCTTTTGAGCCAATCGGCGCGTTCCAGCAATACATCCGCAATCCGCAGCAGTGCATTGTTTTTGACGTTGGTGTCAGTGTTGGCAAGGGTCTGGGCGGCTTGTTTCGCTTGCTGGCCAATCCCCTGCATGTAGGTGGTTACGTTGTCGATAGTATCCAAAGCAGATTCCTCGCGGTATGCAATTAGGGAATCATAATTCAATACCCACGTATATTGCCAATTGTGAGAAGCGGACAGCGTCCACATGGAACATGTAAGCTATCCCTGCCAATGCTTTCATCATTTACAAACAGTAACTAACCTTATCGTGATTGTTGAACGTAATCAGTTTACGTTGCTCCAGAACCTGAACCAGCCCTAGCACTTCACTTTCCGGCAATTGTTTGGCGAAGACAGCGTTGATGTAAGCAATCAGGCTGGTGCGTTTGGCCGGACGGTTCTTGGCATGTTTGGTAAAATACTCAGTTAATAGCTGAATTTTATCATTGGAAGAAACCGTCCTCTGATCCACGAACAACGGAATTTGCGCAAAGGCGTCGTGCCGCGCGGCAAAGATTTTCTGTTGTTTCAGGTGTGCAACCAGCGGATCAAAGCCCTTGTCTTTGGAAACAATGTGGTAGAACCCTGCCGGATCTTGCTGTGACAATTGCCCCACCTGACAAGCGAGAATGAAATCCAGCGCATTTTTACCTGAACCAGCAGACTCGATCAGGCGCACCTTGTCTGGAAACTCCAGTAGCTGCCTTACCAGCGTTACGGGTAAATGCTTTTGCTTTTCACCGATCAACAATATGACTACGACTGGCTTATTTTTGATCAAGGCAAGATCAATCGCCTGAGTGTTCTCGAAATCGACGAGGATGTAATTGGTGCGTTTTGGGGTTTCCATTGTTGTGCATTATTCCTTGCAACCAGATTACATGGTTGCGAAGG
The sequence above is drawn from the Thiothrix nivea DSM 5205 genome and encodes:
- a CDS encoding PIN domain-containing protein, encoding METPKRTNYILVDFENTQAIDLALIKNKPVVVILLIGEKQKHLPVTLVRQLLEFPDKVRLIESAGSGKNALDFILACQVGQLSQQDPAGFYHIVSKDKGFDPLVAHLKQQKIFAARHDAFAQIPLFVDQRTVSSNDKIQLLTEYFTKHAKNRPAKRTSLIAYINAVFAKQLPESEVLGLVQVLEQRKLITFNNHDKVSYCL